The genomic stretch AGGAATTAAATAAAATATTGAACAACATCAATGAAGATTTTGGAAGATTTACAAAATATATTATTCCAAAGTTAAAGGAATTTAGTGAAAGATTTAATAATGTATCTTCATACTATGAGTTTCAAAAATTAATGGCAGAGTGGAATTTTGATAATAAAAAATACAGTTCTGGATATCTATGTTTAACTGACTCTATATTTTGGATGCTATGTGAAAAATATGGATTAACTCCAACACACAAAAATAGGGACTTAATGAAAAGATTATCTTATGCCGTAGATTTATTGTTCTTTAAGGAAGTTAATGCAATTTATGAAAGGTTGAGAGATATAAGAAATACAATAGCACATGCTGATGTTGTCCATAAAGGTGTGGAATTTAATACTGAAAAAGATTTAGAAAGTATTGAAGAATTATATAAAAAGAATCCTCCAGATATAGAGGAAGTTATAGACAATTTAATAGAGAAAATTAACAATAATGAGAAAAATAGAGAATATTATTTAAATCTACTAAATAGATTGTTTAGAACTTTGCTAATTCAAAAAGTTATTAATGCATATAAACTTGAAAATAATGAAATATATTGGAATTTTGTAGAGAAGAATTTGTTATCTCCTAAATGTAAAAATAGATGTACTAATGAAAAATTAAAGGATGTTATTGAAATTTTGGAAGAACTTGATAATAACGAGAATGTAGTAGAGAAGGTTAATAAAGTGATGAATATAGTTAATAACTACAAAGATGAGGATTTCTATGATTTTAATGTCTTAGAATTTGCTTTATTAAATTATATCTCCTTCAATCTATCAAAAACATACAATGTTAGTAGTAAAGATTACTTCAAAGTATTTAAATGGCTCATATTGAATAGAAGATTATGCTCTAAAAATCAGATTATGAATTTTCTAAATAATAAATATTATAAAATTTTCAGCTATAAAAGAAATGGAAATAAAATAAATGATGAGATTCTTTCCCATGTGAAGGATATAATAAATCAATTGAATGAGGATTTATCGTCTATTAAAAAAGAGTTACCTCTTGATATGTTAAAAAAAGAATATGAAAGATTCTCAAATTCTAAAAATAGGTGATAATTTTGCCAAAGATGTTTTTATTATTTTCTCATAATCTTACTGATGACCAAATAAAAGATGCAAAGGAAAATTTAAAGGTAGATAAATTTATATATTTGCCAAAAGAATTACAAAATATTTGGAGTAATATTCCCCCAGAAGTTGAGGATATAACCGATTATCTAAAACCTATAAAAGAATTTCTAAAAAATAATGCAAATGATGGGGACTATGTATTAATACAGGGGGACTTTGGAGCAACATACAATATGGTTAGCTATGCCTTTGAGAATAATTTAATTCCTATTTATGCAACTACAAAAAGAGTGGTTAAAGAAGTTATAGAGAATGGTAAAGTGATAACAATTAGAGAATTTAAACATTGTAGATTCAGAAAATATAAATAGACCTATTAACAAATATTATTTATTATTGGGGGATTGTTATGGATAAAGATTATAAAGCGTTAATGATTGGAAGTTTATTGCACGATATTGGGAAGTTTATACAGAGGGCTAAAAATCCAAGAAGTAAATCGCATGAGGAATTTGGTTATAAATATCTGAAAAACAAATTTGAAGAAGGATTTTTAACAAATTTAGATAAGGAAACAAAGAAAAAAATCTTAAACATTGTTAAAGAACATCATAATGATAAAATAAAGAGAGGTTTAGTGGGGATTGTTAGATTAGCCGATTGGTTGAGCAGTGGTGAAAGAGAATCTCCAAAAACATATGAAGAAATATATAAAGATAAGGATATTGAAATATTAAACAGTAATAAACAAAAATTAATGTCAATATTTGAAATTCTTAGAATTAATGAAGAAGATTATATTGATGAAGCCCTTACAATTTATAATAACGAAATCACTTACAAGTATGAATGTATTCCCTTAAAAATACATGATGAAGTAATTTTTGCACGTGAATCATCTTTTCATAGTGAAGATAATACATATTATAATCTTTTAACAAGATTTAATGAGGAATTAAAGGAATTTTCAGAACCTACTTTTGAAGAACTTTACCAGTTAATACAAAAATATATGTGGTGTATTCCATCAGTAACATTATGGAAGAAAGGAAATAAAATTTTTGGAGGAATACCAGATATCTCATTATTTGACCATTTAAAAACTACTTGTGCTATTGCATGTTGCTTATATAATTTATACAAAGATGGAAAACTAACAGATGATGATATCGAAAAACTACTGAAAAATAACAAAAAACTTTGGAATAAGCCAATATTTTCATTAATTCATGGAGATATATCTGGAATACAGAATTTTATTTTTACAATCTCTTCAAAATATGCTATAAAATCATTAAAAGGTAGAAGTTTTTACTTGGATTTCTTAACTGAATATTTAGCAAAATACATTTGTAAAGAGCTAAATTTACCAATAGCTAATATACTATATTATGGAGGAGGTCATTTCTATATTTTGAGTTATCTTTTAGATGACAATAAAATTAATGAATTTGAAAAAAAGATAAATGACACATTATACAATATGTTTAAAACAAAAATCTATGTTACTATTGAAAAATATGATGTAACCCCAAATAACTTCAAAATGAAAAATGATGAAAACTTTGCAAAAATTTGGCGATATGTTGCAGATGTTACTCTTAAAAAGAAGTTTAAAAAATTTAGTTATAAAATTAGTGAAATTTTTAAGCCTTATGGCTCTGAAAAAGAGGACAAATGTAAGATATGCAATAGAGATATTGAATTAAAGAAAGAAAATGAAAATAAAGAATACTTCTATTTATATGAAGAAAATAATAAAGAAATAATTTGTAAATATTGTGCATCTTTTATAATGCTTACAGAAATTTTGAAAAAGTTTGAAATTAATAAAAAAATTGAATTCAATAAAGAATTTGAAATAAAACATCTAAAAATAAAGACGAAATTTTCTAATATTCCCGCAATTAAAGAACTAATTGATAAGTTAGGTTTAGATTTTAATGACAACAATTATTGGCTTGACACATACTATTTGCCTCATGATAGTGGAGAACTTATAATACCATATAAAATATGGAGTATTGCATTTCCATTAGAGAAAGTAGAAGAAGATGAAGACAGTAAGGAATATAAAATAAGAGATTTCGATACTTTAGCAAATTTAGCATATAAAAGAACAGGGACTAATAAAATAGCAATATTGAAGATGGATGTTGATTATCTTGGGACTATATTTACTCAGGGTTTAGGTAAAGAATCTACTGAAAATAACAAAAAAATAAAAAGTAGAGCATCTATCTCAAGAATGAGCACATTAAGTTCCATGTTAACTTTATTTTTTACAGGATACATTCCTCATTTAATAAACACTGGTAAAACTGAAACTGTAAAAATTAATGGAGAGCCTGTAAGATACAAAGATTATATATATTTAGTTTATTCTGGGGGTGATGATACCTTAATAGTTGGAAGTTGGGATGTTGTTATTGATTTAGCTAAAAGAATTAGAAAGAACTTTTCAAAATTTGTGTGCTATAATCCAGATATTACACTAAGTGCTGGAATTGTTTTAATTGATCCAAAGTTTGAATTTAAGAAGGCAGTTAATATAGCAGAGGAGGAATTAGAAACTGCAAAAGGATATAGTATTTATGAAGATGATAATATGAAGATAGATAAAAATGCTTTATCTATCTTTGAAAGTCCTATGAACTGGTATGTAGAAGTTTATTATAATAAAGAAATGTGGGAAAAATGGAAAAAATTACAAGAAATTGGAATCTTACCTAAAAGATACGAAATATTATTGAAATTTGAAAGTTTAGTTGAAAATATTAATGAGAATGAATTGGAAAAGAGGTTTGAAAATGCTCTAATTTCAAAAGATTCAAAGATTAGCAGAAGATTATTGCATATCTCTCAAAATGTGGCAGATAGATTAAATAAGGTCATTAATAAGAAAAATAATGGTGAGATTATATTAAATCTACCTTACTATTGGAGAATGCTCTACTACCTTTATAGAAACTACAAAAATAACAATAAATTAGATAAGAATGTTAAATTTATTGAAGACTATCTTAAAAGTAAGGTTATGGGGCAAATAAAGTCCCCTAAAATTAAATTCAGTTGTAATGATTTGAAAGTTGCCGCCAAAATTGTTGAACTTAAAACGAGGGAGGGTGAGAAAAATGCATAAGCAAAGACATAATAGAAAACAATCTAATACCTTAGAAGATAAATTAAAAAATAAGATTGAAAATAATACTAAAGACCCCAGAAATCGCTATTGTTTAGAATATAATGAGAAATACAGTCAGATTTTAAGTGATATTTGTAATATTATTGAGGTTCTAAAAACTCAGCCTTTAAAAGTTAATATTAAAAATAAAACTTATGATATACCTAAAAATGTCAAAAATGATATATTAGATTTAATTATTATGCAAAAAGATATAGGGAATATAGATATAAAAAAATTCCAAAACTCTTTAAAAGGAGATTTAGAAAAAAATGTAGATACTATATTTCAAGAAATAGATTATGTAATTTTTTGTAAAATTATCGACAAGTATGTAAAGGATATATTAAATCTTCAAGAATTAGCAGATAAAATATGTGAAATAATATTACTATCTGAATATCTTGCAGAAAAGCATTTTTCAGATTTACCCTCTACAAAATTTAGAGAGTTTTATGATTATGTATTAAGAATTTATGAGAATTATAAGAAAAATGATGGAGGAAAAAATATTAAATGGTTTATTGAGTTCTCATTGATAAAGCCAAAAATTGCATATTATTATGGAAAAGAAAAAAAAGATAGTAATAAAAAATTAGCGTTAAAAAAATTAGAGTATCTTATTAATAGTGTAATTGATAATATAGATAATACATCCACTCCAAAAGAGAAATTTAAGAAATTTGAAAACTTCAAGACCTTTTATGAATCTGTTGTAGCATATCATAGAATCTATGCAAAATCAGAACATTAATTGGGGGATATTATGGTTTTTGGAAATAATACAAATAATATTCCAAAGGCTTCAAAAGATTCTCAAGATAATGGGATATTATTAAAAGGTAAGGTTATATTAGAGGGTATTATTGAACTACAAACTGGAATTCATATTGGGGGTAATAAAGAGACATTAAAAATTGGAGGAACAGATAATTCAGTTATAAAAGATGCTAATGGTCTTGTGTATATTCCAGGTAGTTCTTTAAAAGGAAAAATAAGAAGTCTATTAGAAAAAGTATATGGGACTTACAAAATAGAAAATAATGAAAGAAAACCAAAAAATAATGGTGAGCCATGCGAATGCGGTCGTGTTGAATGTGTAATATGTCAGTTATTTGGTCCTCACAATTCAAACAATATTATAAAACCTCCAAGAGTCGTTGTAAGGGATGCCTATTTAGTTAAAAAAGATAACAATAAAAATGAATATGTTCCAGTTGATTTAAATGAAATTAATGATTACTTAGAAATTAAGCCAGAAAATATGATAGATAGATTAAAAGGAACTGCTAAACATCCAAGATTTACTGAAAGGGTTGTAAAAGGAAGTATGTTTAAGTTTGAGGTTGTGTTTAACATTTATGAAGAGAACGATAAAGAGTTAATAAAAAAATTTATTGAAGGATTGAAGTTGTTAGAAGATGATTATTTAGGAGGTTCTGGAAGTAGAGGATATGGTAAAATCAAATTTAGGGAGTTAAAGTTAATTAATAGACCCAAAAAATATTATGAAGGAAAAGGTAAGGAAATTATAAAGCCTAACGAATCTACAAATAATTTAGATGAATTAATCAAAATTTTAGATAAAAAAAATGATGACAATAATTTTTGGATTTATGACCAAAATGATACCTAATAAATAACAAATTGTTTTTAATTCTTTATTTTCTATAATTTTTGGTGGATACTATGGAAGTTATTGAAAACATAAAGTTGGTAGAATTAAAACCAAAAATAAATAGTAAATATCACTTTGGAGAGGGTAGTTTAGAACATAGTGGCTATATTTTCCATTCAAACAGTTTATTTTCTGCAATATTTAATAATTATGTAAAGTTATATGGAAAAAATGATAAAAATCTTGAAGAATTAAAAAATATAAAAATTTCATCTTTATTTTTAAAAATTGATGGAAATAATGAAGATATTTATTTAATCCCTAAACCAGAACATCCCTACTTTTATATTTTAAAGGAAAATATTAAAGGTATTACTCCAAAAGATGTCAAAAAAATACAGTTTTTTTCTGTAAAGGCTTATATAGATTACTTAAATGGAAAAATAAAATGGGAAGGAGAAAATTTAAAAGAAATTATAAACAATCAGACAATAAATAAAAAGATAGTAATATCAAAGGACGAAATAGACGAAATAAAAAAAGTATTTAATATAACAGAAAATTCATTAAAAGATGTAAAAATTAAGTTAATATCCTCAATTCTTGAACAAAAAGTGGCAATAGATAGAATAAAAAATATTTCATTACAAATAGATAACAGAGGACAATTATACACTGTTGAATTCATAAAACTACATAAAAATGTTGGCTATTACTTTTTAATTGATTATAATAGTGATGATGAAGAATTTATTAATAAATTAGAGGCATCTATAAGGTTAATAGCCGATGAAGGTTTGGGAGGTGAAAGAAGTTCTGGGGCAGGATTTTTTGAAAGCGTAAAGATTTCTGAATTAAATAACGATTTTAAAAATTTATTCAAAATGTCTGATAATTTAGGATATAAAACTACATTGGGAATTGCTATTCCAAATAAAAACAATTACGATAAAATTATATACTACAAATTTATGGAATTTGGAGGTTACATATACTCACCATACAGTTTTTCATATCCAAAAAAAAGAGTTTTGGCTTTAACTGAGGGTTCTATCGTTAAATCAGATTTTAAAGGTTGCGTATTAGACAATATTGCTCCTGAAAACTTTAAATGTCATAATGTTTATCTCCATGGAAAGCCAATATTAATTCCATTTAAAGGGGATTATAATGATAGTAAAGTGTAAAGTATTATCACCAGTTTTTATTGGTTGTGGGGACGAATATACTCCATTAGATTATTTTATAGAGAATGGTAAAGTGTATATTGTGGATTTCAATAAAGTTTTAGATAATATTAATGATATTAAGAAAATAAATGAAATAACCGATTATATAAAGCAAAATATTCACAATAATAGAATAGAGGTTAATGCTAAGGATATTCTAAGTAGATTGAAATTATGTCCTACTGATGATAACTATGTATCTAAGTCATTAGATTGTGAAATAAAAAATGATAGTAAAACAAGAGTTAAAAAGTTTATATCTCAAAATGGAGTTCCATATATTCCTGGAAGTTCTATTAAAGGGGCAATAAGAACTGCATATTTGTTTTATTATTATGATAAACATTTTACCAAATTACTAAAAATACTAAATCTAAATAACCATAAATCAGATTCTAAAAAAAGACATGTAAATGTGAATGATATAGAAAAAAAACTTATTAAATATGCAATATCTGATAATGCTCAGAATGACTTTTTTAAATATCTTAAAATTTCAGATTCCTTAAATTTGAATGGAACATTTAAGTTTATAAATACTCAAAGATGGTATATAAAAAAGAGACATGGAAATCCTTTTGGAGTAAAAGAAGATGTAGAAGCTTTAGTAGATGGTAATTTTGATATAGATATAAAAATTGAGGATGAATTTATAAATGAAATATCTAAAAAACTAAAACTAAAAACTTCATATAATATAAGAAATGAAACAGATAAATTTGAAATCTTAAAGGATATTTGTAATAGTTTTGCTGAATGTATTGTAGAATTTGAATTAAAAAGAAATTATCCTATATATATCGAAGACTTTTATGAAAAACTTTTAAAGGATATAAAAAATAACAACGCAATATACTTAAATTTAGGATTTGGTGGGGGCTTTTTCAGTAAAACGATATATCCCTTATTATGGAAGCACGATAAAGAAAATAAAAAATTTGATGAGATTAAAGAATTATTCATAAAGATGGCTGGTAATAATGAAAAATTAATAAAAGCATGGCAATCTGCAGAAGAATATACTGATTTTCCTACGACAAAAACAGTATATGTAAAAAATGAATCTGCAGAATTACCAATGGGTTGGATAAAAATTGAGAGGGAGGTATAATATGAAAAATATATTAATAGCACCATGGGGAAATTTTAAAAGTTGGAGAGAAGTAGAATATACTCTTGGAGACATTAAAAAACCGTCAAAAACTTCTGTATCAGTCATTTCTGAAAAAATAAAACCAGATAAAACTTATATCTTAGTATTAGATACTTTATCAAATCTAAATTCTGATAATTATAATGACATTGTTTATGAAGTAAAAAATGATGTAGAAAACTTTATAAAAAATGAAAATTTAGAGATTAAAAATTATGAAACAATTGTATGTCCCGGAGTAGGTTCATTCCCAAATGGTAAATTTTTAGGTAATCTAAGAGATTATTATTCATTTATATTATACAAACTTGCCAAAAATATAAGTGGTAATGTTCATATACACTTAGATTTAACACATGGAATTAATTATATGCCAGTTCTAACATATAAAGCAATTAGGGATATTTTAGAAATCTTAGCCATAAGAAATGATGCTAAATTAACAGTTTATAACTCAGATCCTTATGGTGGGGATCTGGCAGAGTTAAAGATACATATCGTTGAGGATTCAAAAATTATCCCAACATATCAATTTAGTGGAATTCAACAACATCCTTTAGATACTACTGAATATACTCCAAAAGAGAAAATTGGGGAGATTAAAAAGATAATAAACCAAAATAATGAGATAAAAACATTAAAATTATTGAAACAAAATATAAATGCTTTTTTAGCATCTATAAAATATGCTCTACCTTTAGTTTATTCAACTTTCTATGTGGATTACAAAATTATAGAAAAAATAGCTGATGGTATTATAGATTCGTATTTTAAATACATCCAAATAGATACAGATAATAAAACATTAAAAAGATACTTAAAACTAACAACAGATTTTGACTCTATAATAGTAGCATATAAGATTTCTAAAGAATGCAAATTAGAGAAATATATTAAAAATGAGTTATCTTTAAAAGAGATTGATAACTTAAAAGAAGAACTATTCAAAAATAACCCATATATTAGTTTTATTGGAAGAGAACTATCTACAATATATCGCATATTTAAAGAAAAATATAATGAAGAGGAAATTAACAAGATATCAAAATCTTGGATACCTATGTATAAATTTAGAAAAGAAGATAAAGATAAATTTAATATTAGAAATTTTCTTGCTCATGGAGGGCTGGAAAAGAGTGTAACAGAGATTTATATAAACTTAGATACAAATAATGAAAAGGACCGTGAAAAAATATTTAATAACATAAAATTAAGATATTGCAAAGATTTTATTAAAAAAAATAATGATATTGTAAAATTTATATACTCTTATTTAGATAAAAAAACTAATAAAGAAGAAAAAACTAATATTTTAGAAAAACTCGAAAAAGTAATGCTTAATACATAAAAAATAACTTTTAATTTACATTTTTATGAATTTTTCCAATATTTTTAATATTAAATACACATTTCTATTTTTACACCTATTATATTTATATATTTAAATATTTGATTTAATTTTTACATTAAATTTATATAATACCTGTATTATCATTTATAGTAATTACCTATAATCCCAAAAGTTAACTAAATTTAATTAACTAAGGTGTTGTTATGAAATATG from Methanocaldococcus lauensis encodes the following:
- the cas10 gene encoding type III-A CRISPR-associated protein Cas10/Csm1; its protein translation is MDKDYKALMIGSLLHDIGKFIQRAKNPRSKSHEEFGYKYLKNKFEEGFLTNLDKETKKKILNIVKEHHNDKIKRGLVGIVRLADWLSSGERESPKTYEEIYKDKDIEILNSNKQKLMSIFEILRINEEDYIDEALTIYNNEITYKYECIPLKIHDEVIFARESSFHSEDNTYYNLLTRFNEELKEFSEPTFEELYQLIQKYMWCIPSVTLWKKGNKIFGGIPDISLFDHLKTTCAIACCLYNLYKDGKLTDDDIEKLLKNNKKLWNKPIFSLIHGDISGIQNFIFTISSKYAIKSLKGRSFYLDFLTEYLAKYICKELNLPIANILYYGGGHFYILSYLLDDNKINEFEKKINDTLYNMFKTKIYVTIEKYDVTPNNFKMKNDENFAKIWRYVADVTLKKKFKKFSYKISEIFKPYGSEKEDKCKICNRDIELKKENENKEYFYLYEENNKEIICKYCASFIMLTEILKKFEINKKIEFNKEFEIKHLKIKTKFSNIPAIKELIDKLGLDFNDNNYWLDTYYLPHDSGELIIPYKIWSIAFPLEKVEEDEDSKEYKIRDFDTLANLAYKRTGTNKIAILKMDVDYLGTIFTQGLGKESTENNKKIKSRASISRMSTLSSMLTLFFTGYIPHLINTGKTETVKINGEPVRYKDYIYLVYSGGDDTLIVGSWDVVIDLAKRIRKNFSKFVCYNPDITLSAGIVLIDPKFEFKKAVNIAEEELETAKGYSIYEDDNMKIDKNALSIFESPMNWYVEVYYNKEMWEKWKKLQEIGILPKRYEILLKFESLVENINENELEKRFENALISKDSKISRRLLHISQNVADRLNKVINKKNNGEIILNLPYYWRMLYYLYRNYKNNNKLDKNVKFIEDYLKSKVMGQIKSPKIKFSCNDLKVAAKIVELKTREGEKNA
- the csx1 gene encoding CRISPR-associated CARF protein Csx1, encoding MKNILIAPWGNFKSWREVEYTLGDIKKPSKTSVSVISEKIKPDKTYILVLDTLSNLNSDNYNDIVYEVKNDVENFIKNENLEIKNYETIVCPGVGSFPNGKFLGNLRDYYSFILYKLAKNISGNVHIHLDLTHGINYMPVLTYKAIRDILEILAIRNDAKLTVYNSDPYGGDLAELKIHIVEDSKIIPTYQFSGIQQHPLDTTEYTPKEKIGEIKKIINQNNEIKTLKLLKQNINAFLASIKYALPLVYSTFYVDYKIIEKIADGIIDSYFKYIQIDTDNKTLKRYLKLTTDFDSIIVAYKISKECKLEKYIKNELSLKEIDNLKEELFKNNPYISFIGRELSTIYRIFKEKYNEEEINKISKSWIPMYKFRKEDKDKFNIRNFLAHGGLEKSVTEIYINLDTNNEKDREKIFNNIKLRYCKDFIKKNNDIVKFIYSYLDKKTNKEEKTNILEKLEKVMLNT
- the csx20 gene encoding CRISPR-associated protein Csx20; its protein translation is MPKMFLLFSHNLTDDQIKDAKENLKVDKFIYLPKELQNIWSNIPPEVEDITDYLKPIKEFLKNNANDGDYVLIQGDFGATYNMVSYAFENNLIPIYATTKRVVKEVIENGKVITIREFKHCRFRKYK
- the csm3 gene encoding type III-A CRISPR-associated RAMP protein Csm3; the protein is MVFGNNTNNIPKASKDSQDNGILLKGKVILEGIIELQTGIHIGGNKETLKIGGTDNSVIKDANGLVYIPGSSLKGKIRSLLEKVYGTYKIENNERKPKNNGEPCECGRVECVICQLFGPHNSNNIIKPPRVVVRDAYLVKKDNNKNEYVPVDLNEINDYLEIKPENMIDRLKGTAKHPRFTERVVKGSMFKFEVVFNIYEENDKELIKKFIEGLKLLEDDYLGGSGSRGYGKIKFRELKLINRPKKYYEGKGKEIIKPNESTNNLDELIKILDKKNDDNNFWIYDQNDT
- the csm4 gene encoding type III-A CRISPR-associated RAMP protein Csm4, which produces MEVIENIKLVELKPKINSKYHFGEGSLEHSGYIFHSNSLFSAIFNNYVKLYGKNDKNLEELKNIKISSLFLKIDGNNEDIYLIPKPEHPYFYILKENIKGITPKDVKKIQFFSVKAYIDYLNGKIKWEGENLKEIINNQTINKKIVISKDEIDEIKKVFNITENSLKDVKIKLISSILEQKVAIDRIKNISLQIDNRGQLYTVEFIKLHKNVGYYFLIDYNSDDEEFINKLEASIRLIADEGLGGERSSGAGFFESVKISELNNDFKNLFKMSDNLGYKTTLGIAIPNKNNYDKIIYYKFMEFGGYIYSPYSFSYPKKRVLALTEGSIVKSDFKGCVLDNIAPENFKCHNVYLHGKPILIPFKGDYNDSKV
- the csm5 gene encoding type III-A CRISPR-associated RAMP protein Csm5; translated protein: MIVKCKVLSPVFIGCGDEYTPLDYFIENGKVYIVDFNKVLDNINDIKKINEITDYIKQNIHNNRIEVNAKDILSRLKLCPTDDNYVSKSLDCEIKNDSKTRVKKFISQNGVPYIPGSSIKGAIRTAYLFYYYDKHFTKLLKILNLNNHKSDSKKRHVNVNDIEKKLIKYAISDNAQNDFFKYLKISDSLNLNGTFKFINTQRWYIKKRHGNPFGVKEDVEALVDGNFDIDIKIEDEFINEISKKLKLKTSYNIRNETDKFEILKDICNSFAECIVEFELKRNYPIYIEDFYEKLLKDIKNNNAIYLNLGFGGGFFSKTIYPLLWKHDKENKKFDEIKELFIKMAGNNEKLIKAWQSAEEYTDFPTTKTVYVKNESAELPMGWIKIEREV
- the csm2 gene encoding type III-A CRISPR-associated protein Csm2, whose amino-acid sequence is MHKQRHNRKQSNTLEDKLKNKIENNTKDPRNRYCLEYNEKYSQILSDICNIIEVLKTQPLKVNIKNKTYDIPKNVKNDILDLIIMQKDIGNIDIKKFQNSLKGDLEKNVDTIFQEIDYVIFCKIIDKYVKDILNLQELADKICEIILLSEYLAEKHFSDLPSTKFREFYDYVLRIYENYKKNDGGKNIKWFIEFSLIKPKIAYYYGKEKKDSNKKLALKKLEYLINSVIDNIDNTSTPKEKFKKFENFKTFYESVVAYHRIYAKSEH
- the csx2 gene encoding TIGR02221 family CRISPR-associated protein, whose product is MAKILIAPLGVGDTNEDIYKRQYRTAKYRFEGDNKEIESPFVLSVLVEKLKIDKIIVVGTSKSMWEELYKHYAQKIGKFNEKYWKYIGEKVGKSNYKNHELKEEDLKELCNVLDEYLKKINPNAKGGSKCLLIKYGINKEEIWENFDIFMSLTNEINDNDEIYLDITHSFRSIPLFMYVMLEFLRYFKNIKLEGIYYGMLDVYKELNYAPIVDLSPIFEILDWVKGMYEFTKYGNSYLISDLLEEENKLLANNLRKISIHIDANYLREVREDIKELNKILNNINEDFGRFTKYIIPKLKEFSERFNNVSSYYEFQKLMAEWNFDNKKYSSGYLCLTDSIFWMLCEKYGLTPTHKNRDLMKRLSYAVDLLFFKEVNAIYERLRDIRNTIAHADVVHKGVEFNTEKDLESIEELYKKNPPDIEEVIDNLIEKINNNEKNREYYLNLLNRLFRTLLIQKVINAYKLENNEIYWNFVEKNLLSPKCKNRCTNEKLKDVIEILEELDNNENVVEKVNKVMNIVNNYKDEDFYDFNVLEFALLNYISFNLSKTYNVSSKDYFKVFKWLILNRRLCSKNQIMNFLNNKYYKIFSYKRNGNKINDEILSHVKDIINQLNEDLSSIKKELPLDMLKKEYERFSNSKNR